A region from the Brassica napus cultivar Da-Ae chromosome C8, Da-Ae, whole genome shotgun sequence genome encodes:
- the LOC111211070 gene encoding probable pectate lyase 3 — translation MAATFLNIGGYTLVFLSVILVPHVQANVAIFDNYWTQRQGDALKQTIASYDPNPLNVTDHLNYHVALAVDATESTNNTRRELIGLETQEGSGKCIAYNPIDKCWRCDPNWEENRKKLVECVLGFGRKTTGGKDGPIYVVNDSSDDDLVNPKPGTLRHAVTRDGPLWIIFANSMVIKLQQELMITSNKTIDGRGARVYIMEGAGLTLQFVNNVIINNIYVKHIIPGNGGLIRDSEEHVGLRTKSDGDGISLFGATNVWIDHVSMTRCTDGMIDAIEGSTAVTISNSHFTDHQEVMLFGAKDEHVIDKNMQITVAFNHFGKRLEQRMPRCRFGTIHVVNNDYTHWEMYAIGGNMNPTIISQGNRFIAPPNEQAKEVTKREYTSYTDWKSWNWQSEGDYFLNGAYFVQSGRPNAWSPKPKNPVPSKFAIRPKPGTMVRELTMDAGVLGCEPGKAC, via the exons ATGGCAGCAACGTTTTTGAATATTGGCGGCTACACTCTAGTCTTCTTATCAGTCATATTGGTCCCACATGTTCAAGCCAATGTTGCTATCTTCGACAACTACTGGACGCAGCGTCAAGGCGATGCGTTGAAACAAACCATAGCCTCTTACGACCCTAATCCGCTTAACGTCACCGACCACTTGAATTACCATGTCGCTTT AGCAGTGGACGCCACGGAATCAACCAACAACACGAGGAGAGAGCTAATTGGTCTGGAAACGCAAGAGGGAAGTGGAAAATGCATAGCTTATAACCCCATAGACAAATGCTGGCGATGTGACCCTAACTGGGAGGAGAACCGGAAGAAACTAGTGGAGTGCGTCCTCGGATTCGGCCGGAAAACCACCGGAGGAAAAGACGGGCCTATCTACGTCGTCAACGACTCCTCAGACGACGATCTTGTCAACCCTAAGCCAGGTACGTTAAGGCACGCTGTGACCAGAGACGGACCGCTTTGGATCATATTCGCAAACAGCATGGTCATAAAGCTTCAACAAGAACTGATGATAACGAGCAACAAAACGATTGATGGAAGAGGAGCAAGGGTTTATATCATGGAAGGTGCTGGATTAACGCTGCAGTTTGTGAATAATGTGATCATAAACAATATTTATGTCAAGCACATTATTCCTGGGAACGGTGGCTTGATCAGAGACTCTGAGGAACATGTAGGGCTCAGGACAAAAAGTGATGGTGATGGAATCAGTTTGTTTGGGGCGACTAATGTTTGGATCGATCATGTCTCGATGACGAGATGTACAGATGGTATGATCGATGCTATTGAAGGATCAACTGCAGTTACTATTTCCAACAGCCATTTCACCGACCACCAAGAG GTGATGCTTTTTGGGGCGAAAGACGAACACGTGATTGACAAGAACATGCAGATAACAGTAGCGTTTAACCACTTTGGTAAGAGACTGGAACAGAGAATGCCTCGTTGCAGATTCGGAACGATCCATGTGGTGAACAATGACTACACACATTGGGAAATGTATGCAATTGGTGGAAACATGAACCCTACAATAATTAGCCAGGGCAACCGTTTCATCGCTCCTCCTAACGAACAAGCTAAGGAGGTTACAAAGAGAGAGTACACGTCTTACACTGATTGGAAAAGTTGGAACTGGCAATCAGAAGGAGATTACTTCCTAAATGGAGCTTATTTTGTACAATCCGGAAGACCAAATGCATGGAGCCCTAAACCGAAAAACCCTGTCCCAAGCAAGTTTGCCATTCGACCAAAACCGGGAACAATGGTGCGTGAACTCACCATGGACGCAGGAGTACTTGGCTGCGAACCGGGTAAAGCCTGTTGA
- the LOC106380930 gene encoding ubiquitin-conjugating enzyme E2 1, with amino-acid sequence MSTPARKRLMRDFKRLQQDPPAGISGAPQDNNIMLWNAVIFGPDDTPWDGGTFKLSLQFSEDYPNKPPTVRFVSRMFHPNIYADGSICLDILQNQWSPIYDVAAILTSIQSLLCDPNPNSPANSEAARMYSESKREYNRRVRDVVEQSWTAD; translated from the exons ATGTCGACTCCAGCAAGGAAGAGGTTGATGAGGGATTTCAAGAGGTTGCAGCAAGACCCACCTGCGGGTATAAGCGGTGCTCCACAAGACAACAACATCATGCTCTGGAATGCCGTCATTTTCGG GCCTGATGACACCCCATGGGATGGAG GTACTTTCAAACTCTCACTGCAGTTCTCTGAAGATTATCCTAATAAGCCGCCAACAGTTCGTTTTGTGTCACGGATGTTCCATCCAAATA TTTATGCTGATGGGAGTATATGCTTGGACATTCTCCAAAACCAGTGGAGTCCAATATATGATGTTGCTGCTATCCTTACCTCCATCCAG TCGTTGCTCTGTGACCCTAATCCGAACTCTCCTGCAAACTCGGAAGCTGCTAGGATGTACAGCGAAAGCAAGCGTGAGTACAACAGAAGAGTGCGTGATGTTGTGGAGCAAAGCTGGACTGCTGACTAG
- the LOC106380925 gene encoding probable serine/threonine-protein kinase PBL2 has protein sequence MGNCLDSSAKVDSSSHSPHANSRSSASNVSSNTSRSTAPSGRSTNSYSTGSSSLGSSLPTQPRTEGEILSSPNLKAFSFNELKNATKNFRPDSLLGEGGFGRVFKGWIDETTLTASRPGSGIVVAVKKLKPEGFQGHKEWLTEVNYLGQLSHPNLVLLVGYCLEGENRLLVYEFMPKGSLENHLFRRGAQPLTWAIRMKVAVGAAKGLNFLHEAKSQVIYRDFKAANILLDAEFNAKLSDFGLAKAGPTGDNTHVTTKVMGTQGYAAPEYIATGRLTAKSDVYSFGVVLLELISGRRAMDNSNGGVEYSLVDWAKPYLDDKRKLFRIMDTKLGGQYPQKGALAAASLALQCLNPDAKLRPKMSEVLVTLEQLESAAKPGGKHTQMESPRGRHSSGVQKSSVRFGQDRPLGNITPGASPLPSYSKSPRVR, from the exons ATGGGTAATTGCTTAGATTCATCAGCTAAGGTGGATAGCAGCAGCCATAGCCCACATGCTAATTCTC GTTCGTCTGCGTCAAATGTCTCGAGCAACACAAGCCGTTCAACGGCTCCTTCAGGAAGAAGCACAAACTCTTACAGCACAGGAAGCAGTAGTTTAGGATCATCATTACCAACGCAGCCAAGAACAGAAGGAGAGATACTTTCATCTCCCAATCTAAAAGCTTTCTCTTTCAACGAACTAAAGAACGCTACCAAGAACTTCCGTCCTGATAGTCTACTAGGCGAAGGAGGTTTCGGTCGTGTATTCAAAGGATGGATTGATGAAACAACTCTCACTGCTTCACGACCTGGTTCTGGTATCGTTGTTGCTGTTAAGAAGCTTAAGCCTGAAGGTTTCCAAGGTCATAAAGAGTGGCTG ACTGAAGTGAACTATCTTGGTCAACTTAGTCACCCAAATCTTGTGTTACTAGTTGGTTATTGCTTAGAAGGCGAAAACCGGCTTCTTGTATATGAATTCATGCCTAAAGGAAGCTTGGAGAATCATCTTTTTAGAC GTGGTGCGCAGCCACTTACATGGGCAATAAGGATGAAAGTGGCAGTAGGTGCAGCTAAAGGGCTTAATTTTCTTCATGAAGCAAAGTCACAAGTGATTTATAGAGACTTTAAAGCTGCTAACATTCTACTTGACGCT GAGTTCAATGCTAAGCTTTCAGATTTCGGTTTGGCTAAAGCAGGTCCTACTGGTGATAACACACATGTGACCACAAAGGTCATGGGTACTCAGGGTTATGCAGCTCCTGAATATATCGCCACAG GTAGATTAACAGCAAAGAGTGATGTTTACAGCTTCGGAGTGGTACTACTGGAATTAATATCAGGACGACGTGCCATGGACAATTCAAACGGAGGAGTTGAATATAGTCTTGTGGACTGGGCAAAACCTTACCTTGATGACAAGCGAAAGCTTTTCCGCATAATGGACACCAAACTAGGCGGCCAGTATCCACAAAAGGGAGCTCTCGCAGCTGCTAGCCTCGCGTTGCAGTGCCTAAACCCTGATGCAAAGCTCAGGCCGAAAATGTCAGAGGTTTTAGTCACGTTAGAGCAGCTAGAGTCCGCTGCTAAACCTGGAGgtaaacacacgcaaatggaATCTCCAAGGGGTCGTCATTCCTCTGGTGTGCAGAAGTCTTCGGTAAGATTTGGTCAAGATCGGCCTCTGGGGAACATAACTCCCGGTGCATCGCCTTTGCCTTCTTACAGTAAGTCTCCTCGTGTGAGATGA
- the LOC111208838 gene encoding UDP-galactose/UDP-glucose transporter 3-like produces the protein MESHGSGLRRVLLLSFCVAGIWAAYIYQGVLQETLSTKRFGEDEKRFEHLAFLNLAQNVVCLVWSFIMIKLWSNEGSGGAPWWTYWSAGITNTIGPAMGIEALKYISYPAQVLAKSSKMIPVMLMGSLVYGIRYTLPEYLCTFLVAGGVSMFALLKTSSKTISKLANPNAPLGYGLCFLNLAFDGFTNATQDSITARYPKTSAWDIMLGMNLWGTIYNMVYMFGLPHGSGFEAVQFCKQHPEAAWDILMYCLCGAVGQNFIFLTISRFGSLANTTITTTRKFVSIVVSSVLSGNPLSSKQWGCVSMVFGGLSYQIYLKWRKLQRTQKKKKT, from the exons ATGGAATCTCACGGCTCCGGTCTCCGGCGAGTTCTGTTACTCTCATTCTGCGTCGCCGGGATCTGGGCCGCCTACATTTACCAAGGCGTTCTTCAGGAAACCCT GTCGACGAAGAGGTTTGGTGAAGACGAGAAGAGGTTCGAGCATCTTGCGTTTCTGAACTTGGCTCAGAATGTGGTCTGCTTGGTTTGGTCTTTTATAA TGATTAAGCTGTGGTCCAATGAAGGTAGTGGTGGAGCTCCATGGTGGACGTACTGGAGTGCTGGCATTACTAACACCATTGGTCCTGCCATGGGCATTGAAGCTCTCAAGTATATCAGTTACCCTGCTCAG gTCCTGGCAAAGTCTTCTAAAATGATTCCAG TCATGTTGATGGGGTCCTTAGTTTATGGCATAAGATACACTTTACCTGAGTATCTCTGCACTTTTCTTGTTGCCGGAGGAGTGTCCATGTTTGCCCTTCTTAAG ACTAGCTCAAAGACCATCAGCAAGCTAGCAAATCCAAATGCTCCTCTTGGTTACGGCCTCTGCTTCTTGAACCTCGCCTTCGACGGGTTCACAAACGCCACCCAGGACTCCATCACCGCAAGGTATCCGAAAACCAGCGCGTGGGACATAATGCTGGGGATGAACTTATGGGGAACCATATACAACATGGTCTACATGTTTGGCTTGCCGCATGGGAGCGGATTCGAAGCCGTGCAGTTCTGCAAGCAGCACCCCGAGGCGGCGTGGGACATTCTCATGTACTGTCTGTGCGGCGCGGTGGGACAGAACTTCATCTTCTTGACGATAAGCAGATTCGGGTCTCTAGCTAACACGACCATAACAACGACGAGGAAGTTTGTGAGCATCGTGGTGTCTTCGGTTCTGAGCGGGAATCCATTGTCGTCGAAACAGTGGGGATGTGTGTCGATGGTGTTTGGTGGTTTGTCTTACCAGATTTACTTGAAGTGGAGGAAGCTGCAGAGGacgcagaagaagaagaagacttga
- the LOC111208839 gene encoding pentatricopeptide repeat-containing protein At1g12620-like, protein MRLFRKMSVGGVVADTVTYSSLIQGFCQSGKLNVAKELFQEMVSEGVHPNIMTYGILLEGLCDNGEVEEALEILEKMHKCMIDPGICIYNIIIHGMCNASKVDDAWDLFCSLPSKGVKPDVKTYTVMIGGLCKKGSLSEADALFRKMEEDGITPISGTYNTLIRAHLREGDLATSAKLIEEMKSCGFSADSSTIKIVMDMLSDGRMKKSFLDLLS, encoded by the coding sequence ATGAGACTTTTCCGCAAAATGTCTGTGGGAGGAGTGGTTGCAGATACAGTCACTTATAGCAGTCTAATCCAAGGGTTTTGTCAATCTGGGAAACTTAATGTCGCCAAAGAACTCTTCCAAGAGATGGTTTCTGAAGGTGTTCATCCTAATATTATGACTTATGGTATTTTGCTGGAGGGGTTGTGTGACAATGGAGAAGTAGAAGAGGCTTTGGAAATACTTGAAAAAATGCACAAGTGTATGATTGATCCTGGTATTTGTATCTATAATATCATCATTCACGGCATGTGCAATGCTAGTAAGGTCGATGATGCTTGGGATCTATTCTGCAGCCTACCTTCGAAAGGAGTGAAGCCTGATGTTAAGACGTACACCGTAATGATTGGAGGATTATGTAAGAAAGGCTCTTTGTCTGAAGCGGATGCATTGTTTAGGAAAATGGAAGAGGATGGGATTACACCAATTAGTGGTACATACAACACTCTTATCAGGGCACATCTCCGAGAAGGTGACTTAGCGACATCAGCTAAACTTATAGAAGAAATGAAGAGTTGTGGGTTCTCTGCAGATTCTTCCACGATAAAGATTGTTATGGATATGTTATCGGATGGTAGAATGAAGAAAAGCTTTCTGGATTTGCTTTCTTAG
- the LOC111209084 gene encoding transcription factor MYB124-like yields MEKDDPKVTALMQQAELLSSLAQKVNEDNTEQSMENAWKVFQDFMNKDKKNYILRYGLPDINFQLEEFRDLIDVLRSSYEDNHSSWKQPDLHDSPDSYEYSSGSTITLDQYGDRTQPSLPDTQTEHKEGADEFLSTCDVLKNLEENMPILGEENISSPIQVTPLFRSLDSSRQHPKSTVL; encoded by the exons ATGGAGAAGGATGATCCTAAAGTTACAGCATTGATGCAACAAGCTGAACTTCTAAGCTCATTGGCGCAGAAAGTTAATGAAGATAACACAGAACAAAGCATGGAGAATGCTTGGAAG GTCTTTCAGGATTTCATGAATAAAGacaagaaaaattatatattgagATATGGATTACCTGACATTAATTTTCAACTAGAGGAGTTCAGGGACCTTATAGATGTTTTGAGGAGTAGTTATGAAGACAATCACTCATCTTGGAA GCAACCTGATCTCCATGACTCACCAGATAGCTATGAGTATAGTTCAGGATCAACCATCACTCTGGATCAGTATGGTGACAGAACACAACCATCATTGCCTGATACTCAGACAGAACATAAGGAAGGTGCAGATGAGTTTCTCTCAACGTGTGATGTCCTGAAAAATCTTGAAGAGAATATGCCCATCTTGGGGGAAGAAAACATCAGTTCCCCTATTCAGGTCACGCCACTGTTCAGATCTCTAGACTCTAGCAGACAACATCCAAAGTCTACGGTTCTCTGA